ATTCAAGTGAGATttctttacaagatttacaaagtGTCAAAACTGGACTAACTAATTATTTGAGCAAATTTAAATCAAGACTAGGTCCCGGTAACAGAGTtaatttgatgaaattgattaaattgATAGATGTTCTAATTATTTTCACAAGGCAAAATTATAAGAAACCAGGTCAAGTTATAGACCCAATTGAGATTCTTAGTGGTAATGCTGACACTTTGAATATTCATAAGATTAACAAATACATTAAAATCAGTAAAATCTCCTACAAGATTCAGTCCTATATGCAATCTGTAGAGAAGGACCAAGGAATTAATAACCCAGGACAGCCATTGCTATTCAAAATCGCCTCGTTCATTACCTGTCTTACTTATCCTACTCAAGAGggtaaattctttttcGAAAAAGGTCCTAGTATTAAATATATGCTATTGCAACCTGATAAATGTTTCCAAAGCGTCTTGGAAGACTCAAGATGTGTCATATTGGCCGGTGGTACCATGCAACCTGTTTCTGACGTTTTAGAAAATCTTTTCCCTACTGTAAGCAAtaatcaattggttaacTTTTCATGCGACCACGTTATTCCTGATGATAATTTAGGTACTTATGTCTTACAAGAACCTCAGATTGAACTTACTTTTGAGAAAAGGGAACAACCACAGGTATTGAGACAAATGGGGGAATTTTACTTGCAATTATCAAAAGCAGTTCCGTTGACTGGAGGTATTGTTGGTTTTTTCCCCAGTTATCAATACTTGCAATTCGTCATTGAtcattggaagaagacAGGTTTATGGTCACAATTGACTAAATTAAGAAAGGTTAATTATGAGACTAAAAGTGGTGAAGATCCCTTACCTGAATACACTGAAGCAGTCGACAAAGGTGAAGGTGCCATGCTGTTTGCCGTTGTCGGTGGGAGATTGTCAGAAGGTataaatttccaagataatCTCTGCAGAGCTATCGTAATGACTGGATTGCCTTTCCCCAACGTCTTCAGTGGTGAAATGATGGTTAAAAGATcccatttggaaaataaaatattacaAAAAGGTGGCACAAGACAAGATGCCATGAGTGCCACTaaacttttttttgaaaccatttgCCTTAAAGCCGTGAATCAAAGTGTCGGTAGAGCCATTAGACACGCAAACGATTATGCCAATATCTATCTTTTAGATAAAAGGTATGGAAATCCTCATACCCAAGAGAAACTTTC
The genomic region above belongs to Zygosaccharomyces rouxii strain CBS732 chromosome F complete sequence and contains:
- the CHL1 gene encoding DNA helicase (similar to uniprot|P22516 Saccharomyces cerevisiae YPL008W), whose amino-acid sequence is MSVTFNHPYDPYDIQLELMRCVYDALSHGKKLCIVESPTGTGKTLSLICSVLTWLRDNKADLLMGKDGEGQEDEDEDEPDWVNQSYVGSVLSDQIQLTQDYEAYLEQLRNKKIIVRDQELRDTKRRKLNRVDVKIDNNRDDEFLPQEYYSDDEEQGTDGVTLGREVKDMLAKLNGVAKNEQDKFDIDHLNPIKVYFASRTHSQLRQFASQLRLPIFPPSLPNVKNESIKHLPLGSRKQLCINPQVSRLKSTDAINDACKELQQNGKNGCKFKQNINNQLEQEFRDRSFTSIHDIEDLAALGQSLDICPYYASRDSLTSAEIITLPYQFLLFQSTRESLGLDLKNSVVVIDEAHNLIDTVNAIHSSEISLQDLQSVKTGLTNYLSKFKSRLGPGNRVNLMKLIKLIDVLIIFTRQNYKKPGQVIDPIEILSGNADTLNIHKINKYIKISKISYKIQSYMQSVEKDQGINNPGQPLLFKIASFITCLTYPTQEGKFFFEKGPSIKYMLLQPDKCFQSVLEDSRCVILAGGTMQPVSDVLENLFPTVSNNQLVNFSCDHVIPDDNLGTYVLQEPQIELTFEKREQPQVLRQMGEFYLQLSKAVPLTGGIVGFFPSYQYLQFVIDHWKKTGLWSQLTKLRKVNYETKSGEDPLPEYTEAVDKGEGAMLFAVVGGRLSEGINFQDNLCRAIVMTGLPFPNVFSGEMMVKRSHLENKILQKGGTRQDAMSATKLFFETICLKAVNQSVGRAIRHANDYANIYLLDKRYGNPHTQEKLSHWVSKRLQPQSDLDSIMDSTRRFFANKEEVK